TGCCGGGGAAATCGCCGCGTGTCAGGCCGATGGCCGCCAGCGTGCCGAACACCATGGCCAGCAGCGTGGCGGCCGGGGCGACGATGATGCTGTTCTTGAGTGCACGCATCCACTCGGCGGAGGCGAAGAAATCCTGGTACCAGTGCAGCGAGAAGCCTTGCAGCGGGTACACCAGGAAACTGCCGCTGTTGAACGACAGCGGGATGATCACCAGCACCGGCAGAATCAAAAACAGCAGGATCAAGCCGCAGAGGATCCGCAAGCTGTAGAACCAGACCCGCTCAACGGGCGACATATAAGGGCTCAGCATCGCTAGGTCTCCTTAGCTCAGGCGCAGGCGACTGGCGCCCACCAGCCGGTTATAGATCAGGTACAGCACCACGGTCGCCAGCAGCAGCAAGCCACCCAACGCCGTTGCCATGCCCCAGTTGATGCTGGTGTTGGTGTAGAACGCCACGAAGTAACTGACCATCTGGTCGTTCGGGCTGCCCAGCAATGCCGGGGTGATGTAGTAACCAATCGCCAGGATGAACACCAACAGGCAGCCGGCGCCCACGCCGGCGTAGGTCTGTGGGAAATACACGCGCCAGAAACTGGCGAACGGATGACAGCCCAGGGAAATCGCCGCGCGCATGTAAGTGGGCGAGATGCCCTTCATTACGCTGTAGATCGGCAGAATCATGAACGGCAGCAGGATATGCACCATGGAGATGTAGACCCCGGTGCGGTTGAACACCAGCTCCAGCGGACTGTCGATCAGCCCCATGCCCATGAGCGCGCTGTTGATCAGCCCACCGGACTGCAGCAACACGATCCACGCCGCCACGCGCACCAGGATCGACGTCCAGAACGGCAACAACACCAGGATCATCAGCAAGTTGCTTTTACGCGCAGGCAGGTTGGCCAGCAGGTACGCCAGGGGATAGGCCAGCAGCAGGCAGATCGCCGTGATCACCAGGCCCATCCAGAAGGTGCGGGCAAAGATGTCCAGGTAAATTGCCTGGTCCGGCGTGGCCGGTGCGACCTCGCCGAGATCGTCGATGCGGTGGTCGACGGCCGCCAGCAGGTAGAACGGTGTCACGCTGCTGGTATTGCGCCGGATCGCCTGCCAGTACGCCGGGTCACCCCAGCGTTCGTCGAGGTTTTCCAGCGCTTCTTTATAGGAGCCGGGCACTTCGCTGAACGGCAGCGCCCGCGCGGTTTTGGTCAACAGGCTGCGATAGCCGGCCAGTTCCATGTTCAAGCGTTTGGACAGATCGCCCAGCGTCTGGTTTTTGCGTGCTTCGCCCAAGTCCTCGGTGAGTGCCTGGTACACCGGCTCGCCCGGCAAGCCACGCCCATCCCAGGCCGTTACGGCCACGACGGTACGCGGCAAACCGGCCACCACCTCCGGGTTGCCGACACTCTTGAACAGCAGCGCAACGATCGGCACCAGGAATACCAGCAGCAAAAACAGCACCAGCGGTGCGATCAAGGCCTGGGCCTTCCAGCGGTTAAGCCGTTCGGCACGCGCCAGGCGCTGCTTGAGGGTGGGAATGGCAATGGCCATGGCAAACTCCGCAAATATACGTTGAGTCCCTGGCGATCGCGGCCACTGTGGGAGCTGGCTTGCCTGCGATGGCATCGACTCGGTGTGTCAGCTACACCGAGGTGTCTGCATCGCAGGCAAGCCAGCTCCCACATGAGCCGGTTGTGCCAGAGGGTTATGCACTGTTACTTGGCCGCCCATGAATTGAAGCGCTGCTCCAACTGCTCGCCGTTGTCCGCCCAGAAGCTCACGTCGATCTGCACCTGGTTGGCGATGTTTTCCGGGGTGGTCGGCATGTCCTTGAGGATGTCCTTGGCCAGCAGCGGCACGGCTTGGGTGTTGGCCGGGCCGTAGGCGATGTTTTCCGAATAGGTCTTCTGCTGCTGCGGCTGCACCGAGAAGGCGATGAATTTTTTCGCCGCCTCAGCGCGGTCCTTGTCCAGGCCTTTGGGAATGGCCCAGGCGTCAAAGTCGTAGATGCCGCCGTTCCACACCACTTTCAGGTTGCTTTCTTTCTGCACGGCGGCGATCCGGCCGTTGTAGGCCGAGCTCATCACCACGTCACCCGAGGCGAGGTACTGCGGCGGCTGTGCACCGGCTTCCCACCACTGGATCGACGGCTTGAGTTCGTCGAGTTTCTTGAACGCTCGGTCCTGGCCATCCTTGCCGGCCAGCACTTTATAGACGTCCTTGGGCGCTACACCGTCGGCCATCAGCGCGAATTCCAGGGTGTACTTGGCGCCTTTACGCAGGCCGCGCTTGCCCGGGAATTTCTTGGTGTCCCAGAAATCCGCCCAACTGGTCGGCGCGCTGGTGAGTTTGTCGGCGTTGTAGGCCAGCACGGTCGACCATACGAAAAAGCCCACGCCGCATGGCTGGATCGCGCCTTTCACGTAGTCGGCGCTGTTGCCGAACAGTTTCGGGTCCAACGGCTCGAACATGTCTTCGTCACAGCCACGGGACAGTTCCGGCGATTCGACTTCCACCAGGTCCCAGGACACGCTCTTGGTGTCGACCATGGCCTTGACCTTGGCCATTTCACCGTTGTACTCGCCGGCGACAATCTTGCCATTGCCGGCCTTTTCCCACGGTGCATAGAAGGCCTTGACCTGGGCCGCCTTGTTCGCGCCGCCGAAGGACACGACCGTCAGGTCCGGGCCCGCCATGGCCTGGGTCGCGCCGATCAAGCCAAGCGCCAGCGCTGAATACTTAAGGGATCTCAACATTGTTGTGCTCTCCACGTGCAGGGTTGGTGAAGCCAGGGGGGGCGATCAATTCGCCTCTAGAAGTGGGTCGAGTGCGCGAACGTGCTCGACTTGCCAGCCAATCGGTACCACGTCGCCGACCGCCAGGGCTGGGTCCAGCTCGGCAATCGGTTGTTTCACAAAAAAATCGGCCTTGCCGCAGACTTCCAGGCGTACGCGCACGTGGTCGCCCAGGTAGATGAACTCCGCCACCCGTCCCGAGAAACGGTTGACGCACGCTTCGCTCGAACCATTCAGGCTGACGCGTTCCGGGCGCACCGACAGGGTCACCGGGCCGCCGACCTGGCCGACGTTCACCGCCAGCGCCTCGACCTTCTCGCCGCGCGCCAACTCCACCACGCAGCGCTCGCCGGTGTGGCTGTGCAGGCGGCCGTTGAGGCGGTTGTTCTC
Above is a genomic segment from Pseudomonas azadiae containing:
- a CDS encoding ABC transporter permease, whose product is MAIAIPTLKQRLARAERLNRWKAQALIAPLVLFLLLVFLVPIVALLFKSVGNPEVVAGLPRTVVAVTAWDGRGLPGEPVYQALTEDLGEARKNQTLGDLSKRLNMELAGYRSLLTKTARALPFSEVPGSYKEALENLDERWGDPAYWQAIRRNTSSVTPFYLLAAVDHRIDDLGEVAPATPDQAIYLDIFARTFWMGLVITAICLLLAYPLAYLLANLPARKSNLLMILVLLPFWTSILVRVAAWIVLLQSGGLINSALMGMGLIDSPLELVFNRTGVYISMVHILLPFMILPIYSVMKGISPTYMRAAISLGCHPFASFWRVYFPQTYAGVGAGCLLVFILAIGYYITPALLGSPNDQMVSYFVAFYTNTSINWGMATALGGLLLLATVVLYLIYNRLVGASRLRLS
- a CDS encoding ABC transporter substrate-binding protein; translated protein: MLRSLKYSALALGLIGATQAMAGPDLTVVSFGGANKAAQVKAFYAPWEKAGNGKIVAGEYNGEMAKVKAMVDTKSVSWDLVEVESPELSRGCDEDMFEPLDPKLFGNSADYVKGAIQPCGVGFFVWSTVLAYNADKLTSAPTSWADFWDTKKFPGKRGLRKGAKYTLEFALMADGVAPKDVYKVLAGKDGQDRAFKKLDELKPSIQWWEAGAQPPQYLASGDVVMSSAYNGRIAAVQKESNLKVVWNGGIYDFDAWAIPKGLDKDRAEAAKKFIAFSVQPQQQKTYSENIAYGPANTQAVPLLAKDILKDMPTTPENIANQVQIDVSFWADNGEQLEQRFNSWAAK